GAAATGAACACCAAAGGGTAGCCGAAGTGGCTAATGAATTGCAAAAATTGTGTGTTGCTGAACCGACCAAGTGCCCGCTTATTTTTGGAGGTTAACATCCCTCTAACTCTATGATGCTTTGCTTGAGCTATCATTTCTAACATATATCGAAATGGTGCATTCAAAGTTTGTCGTTTCACTGTGCTATGCGAACCGAGATTCTACCTGATGCTCGTCCATTGACTTATAGTCCTCATATTTTCCAATGAACAGATATATTGTATAACCTATAATGAATTAGCCCATTTCGCTGTTTGCTTTCTACTGTACTTTGAGACGCTTCTGCGAATGGGAAGACCGAAGACTTGACTTACCTTTTGCCTTTGCTCTTTCTTATACATTACTACTCATTGGTTACATTTTAGCTTTTCATAAATGGTAAAATGTTCTATAAAAAACTTGTTGGCAGAATGGGATGTTCTTTATTGCTCAAATCCTACATCACCAGGTGGTGGATATCGAAATGCATTTGGTCGACTCATATTCAAAACCAAGGAAATGATTCAGGTCATTGAATCCCCGGATACTGTCAAAAACAGAGTATCCTTCTCTGCTCTGGGATTGTTAGATGGAGAGGTTTCTTTGAAGGGTAATATTTTTCCCCTGTTATCACGGGCATTTATGGTTTCCTTTTATTCCTctgtaaaatcataaaattttctggttaataataattttttccttATCTTTGACTTCATTTAGTGAGTTGAatactaatattttttcaagctgAATTGCACATTTGTAAAAAGAACTATTTTCGCCAGAGTTGAAGTTTCTCATGCAATTTTAAGTCTAAAAAAATGAGCTAAAGCTCGAATTATGATTAGAGTGTGTGATCCTGGAAAATACATTTCATAATAGTAAACATACCAAAACGCACTAGCTGTTCATGTTTGACTTGGaaataatttcaaatgtatCAGAGCTCGACTCATGTTtattgtgtgtgtatatataggaCTAGTTAGTATTTGAACCAGCTGGAATGGTCTGCACCTGTGTTGAAGGCCATGAAACTCTGTCTGACTATAAATTTGGCTGATAAACAGGAAAATTGACAGCCCTGGATGGAGAATGGGTTCGAGTTGTATTCGACCAACCGGAACTCAAAGTTGGAGGGTGGGAATTCAAATATGGTGGTGAGAGTGAAGTGAAGCTGCAAATCACATACATTGATGATAAGATCAGGCTTGGAAAGGGTTCCAGAGGTTCTCTCTTCGTCTTTCAAAGACGCGAACCGCTCCCATGAAAACATATGGTTATAAAACATGCTCTTTACGACATATATGAATGCCTAACGTACAGTTCGATTAGTGTACGTTTTGATGGAACAATTTGATTAGAAAATACAATAATGCCAAGCTCCGTGTTAATGGTAGCACAACAAAATGCATTTGCCAAAAACTCAAACCCTGTCTGCTAGTATATGGATCTAATGAGAATGGACATAAATCAATCACCAAATTTCCGAAATTATTCGTTTTCATAGGTTTTTATGGTGACTAGCAAGGCATTCGAATCAAAAGATGAATGCCTTCTGCACTGAgatattaacaaaattttttgaCCATAAAATATTGGGTAGGTGAACGCAAAAAACCTGTAAAATATTACGTTTACATGCATGATAGCTTCGTATTGTGGCATTTTCACAACTCCCTCATATTtttgttggaaatttgaataaaaattatatctcatGAATGTGAGAGTGttttttggctctccacattctcgAGTTGGTTATGTCTCATTATCGTGAAGTATCTTTTGATTTTCCACATTTTTGAGTTAGTTGAAGAGttttggctcttcatattcttgagttaacgggaagattaattgagttaattaatcttgcatgactcttggtgtgcattttggagcttataaatagtggggttcatttcctcatttcaagtacatgaaaaatcttttctctttcaagtattctcttgcattacatattcttagcttttcatttggcctccgttaaatctcggtgataaagtaaaagtacgttttcagttcgctGTAATAgtgtcactgctggttgttctgTTGTATCCTaggaaacagacgtccaagacgATCCTCGAAACACATACAGGAGaggacgaatctgttttaaggacacTGGACTTCGTACAGAACTCAATTTGATTTACTTCATTTATAGCATTTTTTACTGTTTTCTCTTCATTATATTGCTCGCTGGTTTCATTGATAAAAACCTTTCTGTACTATACTATTCGATATATTGTGCaacaattttattatatttgaaaaaatccATAGTCTTAGAGTGAAACTATCTATAAAACAaagaaattcaaatttataTCTTATTCTCCGATACTGTGAAAATACATTATGAGAAAGATTTCAGAACAATAATGGTTGTGATCTCATgaactttttcttttattaaaacGAAAATGGATACTCGATCCCGCGTTACCATCGTCAGCAAGCCGATTCCTCAGCTCAAACTCATCATCTGTGAACGTGTAAAGACTACAACTCAACGAGGAAAACATAAAAAAACTTGAGCAATTTAGAGGAAATCTATCATCTTTCAACCGTAACATGCGTTAGCACCTATCAGCCATCGACGGCTGAAACTTCAGGCAACAGTTGCAGTTTTCCGAGGCGATAAAGTAGCTGTATGTGGAACGAGGGATAGTCCAAACACCTTGATTTCCTTAGGTACGATTCCTACAATTCCTAGGACCTTTCTCACCTCGTTTGCGAGCTCGATAATGCTGTCATCTTCACGACCTGTATAGATTTAATGTTTGATTTATAACTTGTAAAATGACTTCATTCGGGCCAGAGAATTTCTAAAGATTATCGTCTATTTTCCTAACATCAAAAATGGAATTCGGGGCATTTACCAATATCAAACAACGCCTTCTCTAACTTGAAAAGGTAGTCTCGATTGTTCCCGCAGGGGCCAAAGGCAGTTGCTATTTGCTTAGCCATGTCCTCCAAGGGGGCAGGCCCGAGATAGTACTTATTCGATAATTCTGGTGTGGATGTGAACCTGCAACGTGAAATGGAAAGCTACCATTATTGAACCGAAGAAACAGCAAGCATATAATTGTTTCTATTTCGAGTCAATGCTCTTTATCATCGAGAAGACAAACAAACATCACACCCTCATttccattttcaattttttctccAAAACGAATTTAACCTCACGTTAACACCATGcaacataatcattaatctcaattTAGCTTTTAAAAGTTAATCTGTGATTATAAACTTAACATACCacacttaaaaattttaaaattccataTACACCACCAAAAAATCATACTTGACATCACTAACTCGATACTTTTTAGCATGATATGACATACATAATAAAAATGTGTCGTTCAAAAAAGAACACAAGATAAATCACATTCTCCtatatattttctgaaaaactttttatcagAAAACACTGAAATTAAAACCAGATAAAGCATAGcttttttttgttgaatgtTTGAGGTAGATAAATCACTTACACTATTACCCCAGTAATAAAGGGCATCTCCGAATCTTCATCCTGCATTAAGAACACAAAGATATGAAAATCAGCAACCACGAAAACTGACATGCATTCAAAATGGCTATGCGAATGAAACGTGGGTGCAAAATTTTGAATATGGTACAGTACAAGGACGAGGAACAAGAATCCGGAAAAAATAGTAACTCACCTTGAAAAAGTCTACCAAAGTTTTTCTGTCATACTCACATTCTCTTCGTTCCAGGTACTAACAAACATAGATAAACAAGATGATTAATGCAGAATGCCACATTAAGATACCAAATTATGAAATCAGTTGAACATAATACAACTATGtgcattatattatatttatacgAGGAAAAAGTCCAATCCCAAAGGTTAAATTTGTACTTGAACCAACTAAATAAACTTATCATACCACCAttgcttctttttctttttccggCCCTCCACGCACGCAATAGGCAGCACCCCACTGAAATAAGAATTCACATATCAAGATAACCTTCCAAAATAGCCAAGGGCACATCCAGAAATAAGAGAAGCATACAATAAATGGAAAATAGCTGTCCAAATTGACCTTTGCTTGAAGTTTGAAAAACATTTAGTGACTTTATCAATCATCTAATAAGTCAAAACTCATACAAAATAGAAAAGGTTCAGattaaaaaataagataattATACATGAAATTGAAAAAATCAGGATCCgatttgttggaaaattttggcTTTTTTCTTAAAGTTTACATCAAATTTAGGTAAATTAATCAAATCACCTAATTCTTCATCACCTCCAGAACCAATAATCTATGTTCACctaagaagaaagaaatcattcCATAGAAAGATTTTGACCTGTGGTCCACGCACATTTATCGgctcaaattttcttttaattgatgaACAAACAAAGACATGTTTCACCAATCCGTATCACTCTCTAGAAGAATTTCGATATTTAATGACGGGCTCATAGctttggtagaaaaatcatttCAATCACGCTTCTTATGGAAATTAATAAAAGTTTAAGAGGAAAAATCATTACGCAGACCGCTCCTTCATGTTCGTCCAAAGTGCAGGTTCTTGCTGGGTGTTCCGGAGTACCTCTGTGATCAATGCAGGCTGAAAACCACAAAAATAAATGTAATAAAGAATATAATAGTGGTAATTCTTCGAGTTGTCCTGAAAATTATCcaagtaaaatttaaaaaactaatATATATCACACTAAATAACTGGAAAACGTATTGCTCAGATGTCAGATTCGATTTTAGCAGCAACAAACTCAGATTACTCAAATTAAATCGAAGGGGTTTGGACTTTGGTTGgctaaaagtttaaaaaaacacaatttaaccaaaaaaataaataaaagattcaCAAATTCCATTAAACACAAAAGAAAGCATACCCAGATCAAATACACGTTTGTAGTCTCTGATGTACCCAATCACCTTTTCGTCATACTCAAATCCTGGGTTCCACACCAATGACCCGTACCCAAAAATCCAGAATACCATCTTCCGTTTCTTGAACAGAAACACCTTCCAAAGCAAAGAAGCAAGATCAACAATCCACCTCAGAAAATCCtcaacaccaaaaaaaaaaaaaaaggaaaaaatgttctttttttttaaaaaaaacttacagaAGAATTAAACGCAAAAAATGAGCCGTGAATTAAATTCGGAGCGGATATTGAGCAACAGGGATTCGGCTAAAATCGAAAAGGTGAGATGTGGATGAATTTTCCTTCGATCTCTGTTGGATCTCTCTCTCTTCTGTCAAAAGATTTTGTCGGTCAGTGCGAGAGAGAGAGGAGGAGAGATGAGGTGGAGGAGAGGCTCGCAATTTATTTATAGgatgatttattaaataaaatcaattttggAATTTTTCTCAGGTAAATTAGACTAAAATCCACTTCTCTATTTTCAATTTACAAATCAGTCTCCAGTTAGACTTtaatactaaaaaataaaatttgttaaaaagtCCCATATTTATGATTcactcataaattttttttattttttatgttaaaattattaacTATTATCGTAAATATTGAcagagttgactcgtctcacacaTAAAAATACGTGAAACTTTTTCACAAAATGTTACTATCAAtattaaagattttattatcaaaaaaaattaagttatagctctttattgaaattaaatggcttcatatttaatttttatatataattaaaatccttaACTATTTTTCCTCATTTTCTCTCCTCTTTCACCAAGGCCACACATTGCCGCAAGTGAAAATGAATATATGTGAACGAATCGGGACCATGATGTTACACTTACACATATACATAAACGATACCAAATTTTAACCATATTGATACTGTAAATTAACCAAATTGTACCACATTTTCCACAATAGTACTACAAATAATTCAATTGNaaaaaaaaaaaaaaaaaaaaaaaaaaaaaaaaaaaactcatgtgagatcgtctcaatGTCAATTTTGTATGACAAATCTTTAACTTGACCTatgagaaatattatttttgaatatttaaagtattaattttcactgcaaaaatatcatttctCGTTAGTTATATCGTGAAGAAATATTGTGGAATATATGTCAATTtgagtaaaaaaaatcaatatatggCAGGTGGTAGATGTTACCCAGTGCTTTCATCCACTCAAtacatgtgtgttgagtgaTGAATCATGAACACTCATCCATATATCATGGTTGAATgaatgttcatgatttatccACCTCATACATATGTGTTGAATGAATAAAAGCAATGCCCATATGAGTAACATGACAAAACCCTGAATTGGTGTCAATTGTCAATCTTCCACGTTCACTGAATCTGCAGATATTTCATCAGTGGTCTTTGGTCCAATCCGGGTTAAAATTACTGGACCAGCAATAGAGatagaaataaaaatagattCGTGTGAAAAGTGGGGTGCAACACTCCCAACAATGTACAACGTTAGAACTTTCTAGTTCATCATGTACAAAACATACATCTAAGGTGtgcacttttttttattttttatttttgggaaaTTTCACCATATTTCTTTCTATGTAACATCATAACTTCGTTTTCCACCTATAAATGCTTGGACTGTTGCATCGGTTTCCGGCTCCTCAAGATGTCAACTCACGTCTTCCTGCAAAATTCAAGATAAAAGAATTCCAATGTTGAATCTCTCATATTATATGCTTAAATACTAGACAAATCAAGTCTTTTCATTCTTCTTCAAAAATCAGATTGAACTTGCAAAATGGAAATAAAGTCTTAAAAAGATGATGCTACTATGTATACTTACTTTAGACATTGAAACTCGGCTGTGATTAGGTGAGCGGTCTCCAATGGCTGGAATTGGATCAGCCATGGTATCGTCCGCGAGTTCTCGAAGTTTGTTCAATTGTGGGAGCACAACTTTTCCAAGGTCCGGCCTATCTTTCCTTCTAAGTTCAGTACATCTGACTGCTAACTGGGCCAATGACAAAGCCTCTTCCTTAGGCCAATCGGGCACTGACGAATCGAGCATTTCAAGAAACGTCCCTTTCTCAATGGCTCTTTGAACAGTATGAGTCAAACCCATTGGTGGCTTACCTGTAAGGAtctgtaaaaaaataataccaaGGGAATATATGTCTGATTTTATACCAAGCATTCCTGTTTGCTGATACTCAGGATCGATATAACAGAAAGTTCCAGCAGCGGAAGTCATCCGATATTGTGTGACAGTGTCGGCTACGGATGGAGGGACAAGCCTGGCTAAGCCAACATCAGCAATCTTGCTAACATAGTTTCGGTCCAGGAGAATGTTAGCTGGTTTTAGGTCTCGGTGAACCAATGGTTCTGGTTTAGTCTGGTGGAGAAAGAGGAGGCATGTTCCAATCTCAGCAGTGATTCGAAATCTTGGCCT
The DNA window shown above is from Primulina huaijiensis isolate GDHJ02 chromosome 12, ASM1229523v2, whole genome shotgun sequence and carries:
- the LOC140989729 gene encoding probable plastid-lipid-associated protein 8, chloroplastic, which codes for MATVVACSFAAANSSVRIPKPFFPEKEFGQALVISRRRVSAISASRICASMSVATPLSTKPDDLVESILSQVMQTDRGVLLSRNEHQRVAEVANELQKLCVAEPTKCPLIFGEWDVLYCSNPTSPGGGYRNAFGRLIFKTKEMIQVIESPDTVKNRVSFSALGLLDGEVSLKGKLTALDGEWVRVVFDQPELKVGGWEFKYGGESEVKLQITYIDDKIRLGKGSRGSLFVFQRREPLP
- the LOC140990682 gene encoding gamma-glutamylcyclotransferase 2-1-like gives rise to the protein MVFWIFGYGSLVWNPGFEYDEKVIGYIRDYKRVFDLACIDHRGTPEHPARTCTLDEHEGAVCWGAAYCVRGGPEKEKEAMVYLERRECEYDRKTLVDFFKDEDSEMPFITGVIVFTSTPELSNKYYLGPAPLEDMAKQIATAFGPCGNNRDYLFKLEKALFDIGREDDSIIELANEVRKVLGIVGIVPKEIKVFGLSLVPHTATLSPRKTATVA